A single region of the Tissierellales bacterium genome encodes:
- a CDS encoding gamma-glutamylcyclotransferase: MGKIFVYGSLMEGFFNYEIYLKGKVLNVEKGYMLGTLYHLKNKGYPGYVDCGNDRVYGEIITYDGGDETLASMDHLEGYSGFYDVKNSYNRKSIRVMNSETLECDMLDVYVYNPNSPKNSDDDRVYLEDGCWSNYQKLN; encoded by the coding sequence TTGGGGAAAATATTTGTATATGGAAGTTTGATGGAGGGCTTTTTCAACTATGAAATTTATTTGAAAGGAAAAGTTTTAAATGTTGAGAAAGGATATATGCTAGGAACTCTTTATCACTTGAAAAATAAGGGTTATCCGGGTTATGTAGATTGTGGAAATGACAGGGTCTATGGTGAAATCATAACTTATGATGGTGGAGATGAAACATTGGCATCGATGGATCATTTAGAAGGCTATAGTGGTTTCTATGATGTGAAAAATTCATATAATAGAAAATCAATACGAGTCATGAATAGTGAAACGTTAGAGTGTGATATGCTAGATGTATATGTTTATAATCCAAATAGTCCGAAGAATAGCGATGACGATAGAGTTTATTTAGAGGACGGATGCTGGAGTAACTACCAAAAACTTAATTAG
- the pcp gene encoding pyroglutamyl-peptidase I: protein MKALITGFDPFGGEPINPAFEAVKNMASSISGCEIVKIEIPTVFDKSLEVLEAAIEDEKPDIVICIGQAGGRFGISLECVGINLNEARIPDNEGNSPRGTKIRENGKNAYFSSLPNKAILKEMVDNNIPAFLSYTAGTYVCNHVLYGLMHYIETKHENIRGGFIHVPFLPEQVISKKNMPYMSLDMMTKGLEIAVKASVENGSDIEYPAGETH, encoded by the coding sequence ATGAAGGCATTGATTACAGGATTTGATCCATTTGGAGGAGAACCTATAAACCCAGCATTCGAAGCAGTGAAAAATATGGCATCTTCTATATCAGGGTGTGAAATTGTGAAAATTGAGATACCTACAGTATTTGATAAATCATTAGAGGTATTAGAAGCTGCTATAGAGGACGAAAAACCAGATATAGTGATTTGTATAGGTCAGGCCGGTGGGCGATTTGGAATATCTTTAGAATGTGTTGGTATAAATCTAAATGAAGCTAGAATTCCAGACAATGAGGGGAATTCACCTAGAGGAACAAAGATAAGAGAAAATGGCAAAAATGCTTATTTTTCGAGTTTACCAAATAAAGCGATATTAAAAGAAATGGTGGATAATAATATTCCAGCATTTCTATCATATACTGCCGGAACTTATGTGTGCAATCACGTGCTTTATGGTCTTATGCACTATATAGAGACTAAGCATGAGAATATAAGAGGTGGATTCATACACGTTCCATTTTTGCCAGAGCAGGTTATTAGCAAAAAAAATATGCCTTACATGTCTTTAGATATGATGACTAAAGGACTAGAAATAGCAGTAAAAGCAAGTGTTGAAAATGGAAGCGATATAGAATATCCAGCTGGTGAAACGCATTAG